One Algibacter sp. L3A6 genomic region harbors:
- the tsaB gene encoding tRNA (adenosine(37)-N6)-threonylcarbamoyltransferase complex dimerization subunit type 1 TsaB: MSTFILNIETATTNCSVSIAKDGETIVLKEDNDKSYSHAERLHVYIDSALKEAGITGADLSAIAISKGPGSYTGLRIGVSTAKGLCFALDKPLIAVPTLEALANQAPVNHGVVVAMLDARRMEVYSAIYDSNYNEIRATEAQILDENAFAENLQNGKVYFIGNGVEKTKTLITNPNAIFIEDKLPSANEMSALAYKKYQSIDFEDVAYFEPYYLKDFVALKPKAKTK; encoded by the coding sequence ATGAGTACATTCATATTAAATATAGAAACAGCAACTACAAATTGCTCGGTATCCATTGCAAAAGATGGTGAAACTATTGTTTTAAAGGAAGATAACGATAAAAGTTATTCACACGCCGAAAGACTTCACGTTTATATAGACTCCGCTTTAAAAGAAGCAGGGATTACCGGAGCCGATTTAAGCGCGATAGCGATTAGCAAAGGCCCTGGGTCTTACACTGGTTTACGTATTGGAGTATCTACCGCTAAAGGGCTTTGTTTCGCTTTAGATAAGCCATTAATTGCTGTGCCAACCTTAGAGGCTTTGGCAAACCAAGCGCCTGTTAATCATGGTGTGGTTGTGGCTATGCTAGATGCGCGACGTATGGAAGTGTATTCTGCTATTTACGATTCCAATTATAATGAGATTAGAGCCACTGAAGCTCAGATTTTAGATGAAAACGCTTTCGCGGAAAATTTACAGAACGGAAAAGTGTATTTTATAGGAAACGGTGTTGAAAAAACAAAAACACTTATTACAAACCCTAATGCCATTTTTATTGAAGATAAATTACCATCGGCTAATGAAATGAGTGCTTTGGCTTATAAAAAATATCAAAGCATTGATTTTGAAGATGTCGCTTATTTCGAACCTTATTATTTAAAAGATTTTGTGGCTTTGAAACCGAAGGCGAAAACAAAGTAA
- a CDS encoding ABC transporter permease, producing MFKFLLEKDTWQEVFDSLSKNKLRSILTMVGVWWGILLLIGLLGSARGLENSFNVLFGDFATNSVFVWGQSTGKPFKGFQEGREVKLSLSDAKKIEENVEGIEFVLPRNQRSATVTKNFLSGSFQMAGDYPLLDKLQKKKLIHGRFINQNDIDDNKKIVVISEDAYKQLYEKDAEAIGTYLIINDINFKVVGMFDSGNVNMGPSTDMHIPFTTYQQIYNQGDRIGWMMITGKPEYDIKQIEEDSKLLLKNLNNIHPEDKRAFGSFNLGKEFSKMTGFLTGMQFLTWFVGIATLIAGVFAIGNILLITVKERTKEIGVRRALGATPFEIKRQIVVEAVFLTLVAGLFGIISGGLILILLDNLFGQGADAALVNASVSIGVVFTALLILVVLGTLIGLIPATKATSIKPIEALREE from the coding sequence ATGTTTAAATTTTTACTAGAGAAAGATACCTGGCAAGAAGTTTTCGATAGCTTAAGCAAAAACAAACTACGGTCTATTTTAACCATGGTTGGTGTTTGGTGGGGTATTTTATTACTTATTGGTTTACTAGGTTCGGCACGTGGTTTAGAGAATTCTTTTAACGTGTTGTTTGGAGATTTTGCAACAAACAGTGTTTTTGTTTGGGGGCAAAGTACAGGAAAACCTTTTAAAGGTTTTCAAGAAGGTCGAGAGGTGAAGTTATCTTTGTCCGATGCTAAAAAAATCGAAGAAAATGTTGAAGGGATCGAGTTTGTACTTCCTAGAAATCAAAGAAGCGCAACGGTTACAAAAAACTTTTTATCTGGTAGTTTTCAAATGGCAGGCGATTATCCGCTTTTAGATAAACTTCAGAAGAAAAAATTAATACACGGTCGTTTTATCAATCAGAATGATATTGATGACAATAAAAAAATTGTAGTCATTTCAGAAGATGCCTATAAACAGCTTTATGAAAAAGATGCTGAAGCAATTGGAACGTATTTAATTATTAATGATATCAATTTTAAAGTTGTTGGAATGTTCGATTCTGGTAACGTTAATATGGGACCATCTACAGATATGCATATTCCGTTTACTACCTATCAACAAATTTACAATCAAGGCGATCGTATAGGTTGGATGATGATTACCGGAAAGCCAGAGTATGATATTAAGCAAATAGAAGAAGATTCTAAATTATTACTTAAAAACTTAAATAATATTCACCCAGAAGATAAACGTGCATTTGGAAGTTTTAATTTAGGAAAAGAGTTTTCTAAAATGACGGGCTTTTTAACTGGGATGCAATTTTTAACATGGTTTGTGGGTATTGCTACATTAATAGCCGGTGTTTTTGCTATTGGTAATATTTTATTAATAACCGTAAAAGAGCGTACAAAAGAAATTGGAGTGCGTCGCGCATTAGGAGCAACACCATTCGAAATTAAAAGACAAATAGTTGTTGAGGCTGTGTTTTTAACACTAGTAGCTGGCCTATTTGGTATTATTTCGGGAGGCTTAATTTTAATACTACTTGATAATCTTTTCGGGCAAGGAGCAGATGCTGCTTTGGTAAACGCATCTGTATCTATAGGTGTGGTATTTACAGCCTTATTGATATTAGTAGTTTTAGGGACTTTAATAGGCCTAATTCCAGCAACAAAAGCAACAAGTATTAAACCAATAGAAGCTTTAAGAGAAGAATAA
- a CDS encoding ABC transporter ATP-binding protein, translated as MLEIRQLHKSYPIGDSSLHVLKGIDLSVEKGEMVAIMGSSGSGKSTLLNIIGMLDEADEGEYILDELPIKNLTEKKAAVYRNKFLGFIFQSFNLINYKSALENVALPLYYQGMKRKERLELAMFHLEKVGLADWAKHLPKELSGGQKQRVAIARALAADPKLLLADEPTGALDTKTSHEIMDFIQHLNDEGKTILMVTHEEDIAAMCKRNVRLRDGVIIEDVKVEQVRAKLYV; from the coding sequence ATGTTAGAAATCCGTCAATTGCACAAATCCTATCCCATAGGAGATTCAAGTTTACATGTTTTAAAAGGTATCGATTTATCGGTAGAAAAAGGAGAAATGGTCGCTATTATGGGCTCTTCTGGATCTGGGAAATCTACATTGCTGAATATTATTGGTATGTTGGATGAGGCTGATGAAGGCGAATACATTTTAGACGAATTACCTATTAAAAATCTCACCGAAAAAAAAGCAGCTGTTTACAGAAATAAATTCTTAGGCTTTATTTTTCAATCTTTCAACTTAATAAATTACAAATCGGCACTCGAAAATGTGGCGCTTCCTTTGTACTATCAAGGTATGAAGCGTAAAGAACGTTTAGAGCTGGCTATGTTTCACTTAGAAAAAGTTGGTTTGGCCGATTGGGCAAAACACTTGCCTAAAGAACTTTCTGGAGGGCAAAAACAACGTGTTGCTATTGCGAGAGCTTTAGCGGCAGATCCTAAATTGTTATTAGCCGATGAACCAACAGGTGCATTGGATACTAAAACATCTCACGAAATAATGGATTTCATCCAACATCTTAATGATGAAGGAAAAACTATTTTAATGGTTACTCACGAAGAAGATATCGCAGCCATGTGTAAACGTAATGTTAGACTTCGTGATGGTGTTATTATTGAAGATGTAAAAGTAGAACAAGTTAGAGCCAAGTTATATGTTTGA
- a CDS encoding thioredoxin domain-containing protein, whose amino-acid sequence MKHLLLLAFFVLIIGCKGQNASPMEHEHTNALIHETSPYLLQHAHNPVNWNPWNDKTLAQAKAENKLILLSVGYAACHWCHVMEQESFEDSLVAQVMNKNFVNIKVDREERPDVDQVYMSAIQLMTGNGGWPMNVIALPDGRPVWGGTYFKKEQWLDALDQISKLYIEKPEKLIEYADKLEHGIKSMDVIEVNTNAPVFEAEFIAEAVSKWSKQFDYKFGGLDRAPKFMMPNNYHFLLRYAYQTNDKKLQDYINLTLQKMAYGGVFDQIGGGFSRYSVDHKWHVPHFEKMLYDNGQLVSLYADAYLNSNNALYKNVVEETLAYIKQNMTAENGAFYSSLDADSHNAEGELEEGAFYVWTHDELKTLITTDFELFSDYYNINNFGHWEHNNYVLIRKDDDATIIKKHKIMVEVLNEKKSTWKQTLLEARNKRDEPRLDDKTLTSWNAIMLKGYTDAYRVFGNPEYLASAEKNGNFILKTQLKDDGGLFHNYKNGQSNINGYLEDYATTIEAFLALYENTLDEKWLNASKKLTKYVFDYFYDAQSSMFYFTSNSDASLVTRSIEYRDNVIPASNSIMAKNLFKLSHYFDDAHYQTTAQSMLNNVKPEIQEYASGYSNWLDLMLNYSNPFYEVAIVGPKTKEKIKELNQSYIPNKLIAGSLTENHMPLLKNRFNPSNTLIYVCVNQACKLPVSEVSEAKKLLTK is encoded by the coding sequence ATGAAACACCTTTTATTACTCGCATTCTTTGTATTAATTATAGGCTGTAAAGGTCAAAACGCCTCTCCAATGGAACATGAACACACCAATGCTTTAATCCATGAAACGAGTCCTTATTTATTGCAACACGCCCACAACCCCGTAAACTGGAATCCTTGGAACGATAAAACTTTAGCACAAGCCAAAGCCGAAAACAAATTAATTTTGTTAAGCGTAGGTTATGCTGCTTGCCACTGGTGCCATGTTATGGAACAAGAAAGCTTTGAAGATAGTTTGGTGGCGCAAGTAATGAATAAAAACTTTGTAAATATAAAAGTAGATCGCGAAGAGCGCCCAGATGTGGATCAAGTTTATATGAGTGCCATACAACTCATGACAGGAAATGGCGGCTGGCCCATGAATGTTATTGCCCTACCCGATGGCCGACCTGTTTGGGGTGGTACCTATTTTAAAAAAGAACAATGGTTGGATGCTTTAGATCAAATTTCAAAATTATACATTGAAAAACCAGAAAAACTAATAGAATATGCCGATAAGTTAGAACACGGCATAAAATCTATGGATGTTATAGAAGTGAATACCAATGCGCCTGTTTTTGAAGCGGAATTTATTGCTGAGGCCGTTTCTAAATGGTCTAAACAATTTGATTATAAATTTGGAGGCCTAGACCGCGCGCCTAAATTTATGATGCCAAACAACTATCATTTTCTGTTGCGCTATGCTTACCAAACTAACGATAAAAAACTACAAGACTACATAAACCTAACGCTACAAAAAATGGCTTATGGTGGTGTATTTGATCAAATTGGTGGTGGTTTTTCTCGATATTCCGTAGACCATAAATGGCACGTGCCTCACTTTGAAAAAATGCTGTACGATAATGGACAATTAGTTAGTTTATACGCCGATGCTTATTTAAATTCTAATAATGCATTATATAAAAATGTAGTTGAAGAAACCTTAGCATATATAAAACAGAACATGACTGCTGAAAATGGTGCTTTTTATTCTTCATTAGATGCCGATAGTCACAATGCTGAAGGCGAACTAGAAGAAGGCGCCTTTTATGTTTGGACACATGATGAACTCAAAACCTTAATAACAACAGATTTTGAATTGTTCTCCGATTATTACAATATAAATAACTTTGGCCATTGGGAACACAACAACTATGTGTTAATTAGAAAAGATGATGATGCCACTATTATTAAAAAACATAAAATAATGGTAGAGGTTTTAAATGAAAAGAAAAGCACTTGGAAACAAACCCTATTAGAAGCTAGAAACAAGAGAGACGAACCACGATTAGACGACAAAACACTTACTTCATGGAATGCCATAATGCTAAAGGGTTACACCGATGCTTATCGTGTTTTTGGAAATCCAGAATACCTCGCTTCCGCAGAAAAAAACGGTAACTTCATTTTAAAAACACAATTAAAGGATGATGGCGGCTTATTTCATAATTATAAAAATGGACAAAGCAACATTAATGGTTATCTAGAAGATTACGCCACAACTATCGAAGCTTTTTTAGCGCTTTATGAGAACACTCTAGATGAAAAATGGCTTAATGCCTCAAAAAAATTAACTAAATATGTTTTCGATTATTTTTATGATGCTCAAAGTAGCATGTTTTATTTCACCTCGAACAGTGATGCTTCTTTAGTAACCAGAAGTATTGAATATCGAGACAATGTAATTCCGGCAAGTAACTCAATCATGGCTAAAAACCTGTTTAAGTTATCTCATTATTTTGACGATGCACATTATCAAACTACAGCACAAAGCATGCTAAATAACGTAAAACCCGAAATACAAGAGTATGCTTCTGGCTACTCCAACTGGCTCGATTTAATGCTCAATTATTCCAATCCGTTTTACGAAGTTGCCATTGTTGGTCCAAAAACAAAAGAAAAAATAAAGGAACTCAACCAAAGTTATATTCCTAACAAACTTATAGCAGGTAGTCTTACAGAAAACCACATGCCTTTACTTAAAAATAGATTTAACCCGAGTAATACGCTTATTTACGTATGTGTTAATCAAGCTTGTAAACTCCCCGTTTCGGAAGTAAGCGAAGCAAAAAAATTACTCACTAAATAA
- a CDS encoding mechanosensitive ion channel family protein has product MDLENIDTEKWIALAAEYGIKIIGAIAIWIIGSWVIKKILKAAEKVMSKGNYDISLQKFLLNLSGWGLKIILIIVVLGTVGVETTSFAAIIAAAGLAVGLALQGSLGNFAGGVLLMIFKPIKIGDLIEAQGEIGVVKEIEIFTTKLTGLSNREIIIPNGSLSNGNIINYSTEGTRRVDLTFGVGYDSDIKRTKQVLMDVLTSHPKVLQNPAPTVNVSELADSSINFAVRPWCTTADYWDVYFGITENVKEALDAAGIEIPYPHQVEIHKEG; this is encoded by the coding sequence ATGGATTTAGAAAACATTGACACAGAAAAATGGATTGCTCTAGCAGCAGAGTATGGTATTAAAATTATTGGTGCCATTGCCATATGGATTATTGGCTCTTGGGTTATTAAAAAAATATTGAAGGCGGCCGAAAAGGTTATGTCTAAAGGAAATTACGATATAAGTCTTCAAAAATTCTTATTAAACTTATCTGGTTGGGGATTAAAAATTATCTTAATCATTGTTGTTCTAGGTACCGTTGGTGTAGAAACTACATCTTTCGCTGCTATTATAGCCGCCGCAGGTTTAGCTGTTGGTTTAGCTTTACAAGGTTCTCTAGGGAATTTTGCTGGAGGTGTTTTACTAATGATTTTTAAGCCTATTAAAATTGGTGATTTAATTGAAGCTCAAGGTGAAATTGGAGTAGTAAAAGAAATTGAAATTTTCACTACAAAATTAACGGGCCTATCTAATAGAGAAATTATTATTCCAAACGGTTCTTTATCTAACGGAAATATAATTAACTATTCTACGGAAGGTACACGTCGTGTAGACTTAACTTTCGGTGTTGGTTACGACTCTGATATTAAGAGAACAAAACAAGTGCTTATGGATGTTTTAACATCGCACCCTAAAGTATTACAAAACCCTGCTCCTACAGTAAACGTATCAGAATTGGCTGATAGCTCAATTAACTTTGCTGTTAGACCATGGTGTACAACTGCAGATTACTGGGATGTTTATTTTGGTATTACTGAAAATGTAAAAGAAGCTCTTGATGCAGCTGGAATTGAAATTCCTTACCCACACCAAGTTGAAATACATAAAGAAGGATAA
- a CDS encoding TolC family protein, with amino-acid sequence MKTKNTKLQGFKSLIVLAVLCISVSSFSQEKIWTLQECVNHALEHNITIKQAENSLLTSDQDIIAAKGQFLPSLSASTSQGLSLGTSLVAEGIFANRTSHSTNVGLSVSQTVFNGFRNLNNKKSALLNRETNGLELNRIKDDISLNVVNAYLNVLFNKENLETAQAQILFSEKQLNQVKSLVDAGVQPKANIYDAEATLSRDEQQVTLAENNFNLALLSLSQLLQVPYNGFNVEIIDIDSPSEAVMYDSVDPVLNYALENRNEIKIAEKNIESAELNTEISKGGYLPSASLSYGFGTNAFYSNLSANEEAFLDQLNNNKGHSFNLGISIPIFSRFQNKTNVAKSKIQEDNSKLRLQQAKIDLESNIQRAYTDAQAGLKAYLAAKKSLESQTLAFNNSKERFDIGVLTNFDLEQARVQLINAESSLINAKYDFVFKTKVLDFYMGKSLVN; translated from the coding sequence ATGAAAACTAAAAACACCAAGTTACAAGGTTTTAAAAGCCTAATCGTTTTAGCTGTTTTATGTATTTCGGTGTCTTCCTTTTCGCAAGAAAAAATATGGACCTTACAGGAATGTGTTAATCATGCACTAGAACATAATATTACTATAAAGCAAGCCGAAAACTCACTATTAACCAGTGATCAAGATATAATTGCAGCAAAAGGACAATTTTTGCCATCGCTAAGCGCGAGTACATCTCAGGGTTTAAGTTTAGGAACGTCTTTAGTAGCAGAAGGTATATTTGCCAATAGAACCAGTCATTCTACCAATGTGGGATTAAGTGTTTCTCAAACGGTTTTTAATGGTTTTAGAAATTTAAATAACAAAAAATCGGCGTTGTTAAATCGTGAAACTAATGGGTTAGAGCTTAACAGAATTAAAGATGATATTTCGCTTAATGTTGTAAATGCCTATTTAAATGTGCTTTTTAATAAAGAAAATTTAGAAACCGCTCAGGCACAAATACTGTTTAGTGAAAAACAACTAAATCAAGTAAAAAGCTTAGTTGATGCAGGAGTGCAACCTAAAGCTAATATTTACGATGCCGAAGCTACTTTAAGTCGCGACGAGCAACAAGTAACTTTAGCCGAAAATAATTTTAACTTAGCATTATTATCATTATCACAACTTTTACAAGTGCCTTACAATGGTTTTAATGTTGAAATAATTGATATTGATTCACCTTCTGAAGCGGTAATGTACGATAGCGTAGATCCTGTATTAAATTATGCCTTAGAAAATAGAAATGAAATTAAAATTGCGGAAAAGAATATTGAAAGTGCAGAGTTAAATACCGAAATTTCTAAAGGAGGTTACTTGCCGTCGGCATCTTTAAGTTACGGTTTTGGTACCAATGCCTTTTATTCGAATTTGAGTGCTAATGAAGAAGCTTTTTTAGACCAGTTAAACAATAATAAAGGACACAGTTTTAATTTAGGTATTAGTATTCCTATCTTTTCAAGATTTCAAAATAAAACGAATGTTGCAAAATCTAAAATTCAAGAAGATAATTCTAAATTGCGTTTACAACAAGCTAAAATAGATTTAGAGTCTAATATTCAACGCGCTTATACCGATGCACAAGCGGGGTTAAAAGCGTATTTAGCAGCGAAAAAATCTTTGGAATCTCAAACTTTGGCCTTTAATAACTCTAAAGAGCGTTTTGATATTGGAGTACTAACGAATTTCGATTTAGAGCAAGCTCGTGTACAGCTTATAAATGCAGAGTCGTCGCTAATTAATGCTAAATACGATTTCGTTTTCAAAACCAAAGTATTAGATTTTTACATGGGTAAATCGTTAGTAAACTAG
- a CDS encoding efflux RND transporter periplasmic adaptor subunit, giving the protein MKKTVKIIAVIVVILLLAFVLKYFKDANSKGIEEFKVESPFYTSINTKAVATGKLNPEEEIELKPQIPGIVDKILVEEGDKVKKGDLIATIRVVPNEQSLVSASSRISSTKLSFENAKVLYNRNKALFEKGVISKQDFENSELSYNQAKETYGQAQNDYQIIKRGSISGGSSANTNIVAQIPGTILEIPVREGDQVIQSNNFNAGTTIATIADMSLMIFEGKVDEAEVGKLKEGKIIKVVLGAIANKEFPAKLTFVAPKGIEENGAVQFTIKADVEIDSTTNIRAGYSANAEIDIEAKDSVLAIREALLQYNRITEKPFVEIFEGDNKYRKENVELGLSDGINVEILEGVKEGDKIKVWNKASKDNEDEDEDEN; this is encoded by the coding sequence ATGAAAAAAACAGTAAAAATTATTGCAGTAATAGTAGTCATCTTACTATTAGCCTTTGTATTAAAGTATTTTAAGGATGCAAATTCTAAAGGTATTGAAGAGTTTAAGGTCGAGTCACCTTTTTACACATCAATTAATACAAAAGCCGTTGCCACAGGGAAATTAAACCCAGAGGAAGAGATTGAATTGAAACCTCAAATTCCTGGTATTGTAGATAAGATTTTAGTTGAAGAAGGAGACAAGGTTAAAAAAGGAGATTTAATCGCTACTATTAGAGTAGTACCAAACGAGCAAAGTTTGGTAAGTGCAAGTAGCCGTATATCATCTACCAAATTGTCTTTTGAGAACGCAAAAGTATTGTACAATAGAAACAAAGCTCTTTTTGAAAAAGGTGTTATTTCTAAGCAAGATTTTGAGAACAGTGAGTTAAGTTACAATCAAGCCAAAGAAACTTACGGACAAGCGCAAAACGATTATCAAATCATTAAGCGTGGTTCTATTTCTGGAGGAAGCTCTGCAAATACTAATATTGTTGCTCAAATCCCTGGTACTATTTTAGAAATTCCTGTAAGAGAAGGCGATCAAGTAATTCAAAGTAATAACTTTAATGCAGGAACAACTATCGCTACTATTGCCGATATGAGTTTAATGATTTTTGAAGGTAAAGTTGATGAAGCTGAAGTAGGAAAATTAAAAGAAGGTAAAATAATTAAAGTCGTTTTGGGGGCTATTGCTAACAAAGAATTTCCTGCAAAATTAACCTTTGTTGCACCAAAGGGTATCGAAGAAAACGGAGCAGTACAGTTTACTATTAAGGCCGATGTTGAAATAGATTCTACAACAAATATTAGAGCAGGGTATAGCGCTAATGCGGAAATAGATATTGAAGCTAAAGATAGTGTGTTAGCAATTAGGGAAGCTTTATTGCAGTATAATAGAATTACCGAAAAACCTTTTGTTGAAATATTTGAAGGTGATAATAAATACCGTAAAGAAAACGTAGAGTTAGGCCTATCTGATGGTATAAACGTAGAAATACTAGAAGGCGTTAAAGAAGGCGACAAGATTAAAGTGTGGAATAAAGCATCAAAAGATAACGAAGATGAGGACGAAGATGAAAACTAA
- a CDS encoding ABC transporter permease, whose product MNRTRSLLSGFTVAFAILLFAILFGIANGLQNTFQEAFGTDANNSIIVYPGRTTKAHKGLQVGRRIQFKNEDREFLKEKYGDKVQFITSKVNKSVNASFKGEKNTYQLRGISPEYMFIENNVVKEGRYINQNDLTHKTKVVIIGKKVEDELFFKETAIGKYINLSGIQYKVVGVFTDDEGDSEESIIYMPITTIQRVYGNNDLVDLLHLTYNPEMNSTEALAFGVSIEKSLKEKFDVARSDQRAIRIRNMAQGTQQVDMMTTSLSIIILVIGFGTLIAGIVGISNIMIFIVKERTKEIGIRKALGASPRSIVSIILLESIIITAIAGYVGLLVGVGVLELATPVLKDYFIKDPGVSNSLVAGATITLIVAGAIAGYLPAKRASQIKPIVALRND is encoded by the coding sequence ATGAATAGAACTCGGAGTTTGCTCTCTGGGTTTACTGTGGCTTTCGCTATTTTGCTATTTGCCATTTTATTTGGTATTGCAAATGGTTTACAAAACACCTTTCAGGAGGCTTTTGGAACCGATGCCAACAATTCTATTATTGTATACCCAGGAAGAACAACCAAAGCACACAAAGGTTTGCAGGTTGGTAGAAGAATTCAGTTTAAAAATGAAGATCGCGAATTTTTAAAAGAAAAATACGGCGATAAAGTTCAGTTTATAACATCTAAAGTTAATAAAAGTGTTAATGCTTCTTTTAAAGGCGAAAAGAACACATATCAACTTCGTGGTATTTCTCCAGAATACATGTTTATTGAAAATAATGTAGTTAAAGAAGGTCGATACATTAATCAAAACGATTTAACGCATAAAACTAAAGTTGTTATTATAGGTAAAAAGGTTGAAGATGAATTGTTTTTTAAAGAAACGGCTATCGGAAAATATATTAACCTTAGCGGAATTCAATACAAGGTAGTTGGTGTTTTTACTGATGATGAAGGCGATAGTGAAGAAAGTATTATTTACATGCCAATAACCACCATACAGCGCGTTTATGGTAATAACGATTTGGTAGATTTATTACATTTAACGTATAATCCAGAAATGAATTCTACCGAGGCCCTTGCTTTTGGTGTTTCTATTGAAAAAAGTTTAAAAGAAAAGTTTGATGTTGCCAGAAGTGATCAACGCGCAATCCGAATTAGGAACATGGCGCAGGGCACACAACAAGTAGATATGATGACAACTAGTTTATCAATTATAATACTTGTTATCGGTTTCGGAACTCTAATTGCTGGTATCGTTGGTATTAGTAATATCATGATTTTTATTGTGAAAGAACGTACAAAAGAAATTGGTATTCGTAAAGCACTAGGTGCATCACCAAGATCTATTGTTTCCATTATTCTATTAGAATCTATAATTATCACAGCCATTGCTGGATATGTTGGTTTATTGGTTGGTGTAGGTGTTTTAGAACTCGCCACACCGGTTCTAAAAGATTACTTTATAAAAGACCCAGGAGTAAGTAACAGCTTAGTAGCAGGAGCAACCATAACATTAATAGTTGCGGGAGCCATTGCAGGGTATTTACCAGCAAAAAGAGCATCACAAATTAAGCCTATTGTAGCTTTAAGAAACGATTAA